The Chlamydia poikilotherma DNA segment GGAAATTCTCGTAACGACCATCGCGTTTCAATACCTGCAGAGTTAGCTCAACGGTTTCAAAAGTAGTGAACCTTTGACCGCAATTTAAGCATTCTCGTCGGCGTTTAATTGCATTTGCTTCTGGCGCATTTCTCGAATCTATAACTTTTAATTCCCCATGATTGCAAAAAGGACACTGCATGGGAGCTACCTCCTAAGGTTAAGGTAGTCTAAGAAAATAATAATTTTAACGTAGGATAAATCTATGCGACTATAAGTTGCAAATTTTTTTTCCTAATCTAAAAAATAGGGCTTGCGACAGATGCAGATAGCGTGGTAACTTTTCGCCTTTTTGCGAAAAGACAATGTCTTATCGTAAGGATGTTTTATTGTAAATGCTATTTGCTTAGTAATTAAGAATGTTTTCTGGAATAGTTCAAGAGCTTGGTAAAATATTTAGTATTCAGCCGAGAGACGAAGGTTTAACTATAGGTGTAAGAGGATCTTCGACATGTATTTCCGAGTTAGAAATTGGTTGTAGTGTTGCTATTGATGGCGTTTGTCTTACTGTAGTTAAGCTTGAAGAAGAGGGTAAAATGTTTTTTGATATTATTCCTGAAACTCTTGTTTGTACTACAATAGGAGAGAGAGTTGTAGGTGATCGTGTAAATATCGAACGCTCTTTAAAAGCCTCTGATGAAATTGGAGGCCATATGGTCTCTGGTCATGTTTGTGGTGTCGGAGAGATTGTATGTATAGAGAAAAATCGGTACTATTTTCGTGTCCCAAGTTCCTTATCTATATATCTTTTTGATAAGGGATTTATTTCGGTAGATGGAATTAGCCTGACAGTTGTTACCGTAGAAGAAGATGTGTTTTCCATAGGATTAATCCCTGAGACATTATCTCGAACGACTTTAGGATATAAGCAGGTAGGGGCGAAAGTAAATATCGAGCCTGATATGGCAACAAAAACACAAGTCGATACCTTAAGGCGTTTATATCCTGCGCAATAAAATAAATAATATGGACTATAAATTACTGGATAGTGGTGATGCAAAAAAGTTAGAAAGCTTCGGACCAATAACTCTTATCCGACCTTCTTGCACGGCAATCTGGCCTAAGAGTTCGCCATCTCTATGGAAAAAGGCGCATGCTGAATATCAAAGATTGGGTGAAGATGGACAATGGCAGTGCAGAGCTTCTGTTCCTCAAGAATGGCGAATCATTCTGAATACCGTTGATTGTACATTAAAACTCACTCCTTTCGGTCACATAGGTATGTTTCCGGAACATAGCAGTTTCTGGCCCGAATTAAAACAAAGTATAGAAAAACATTCTGAGTGCTCTGTGTTAAATTTATTTGCTTACACAGGTTCTACGTCGATCTTTGCTGCAAAATGTGGAGCAAAAGTATGTCATGTTGATGCGTCGAAATCTGCGGTAAAATGGGCACAGAAGAATGTTGAAAATAATGCATTGCCTGAGAAAAAGATTTTTTGGGTTATCGAAGATGTATTTTCTTTTCTGCAAAAAGAAATACGACGAGGAAAGAAATACGAGGTGATTTTATTAGATCCTCCTACTTACGGTCGAGGACCCGATGGTGAGGTTTTTAAAATAGACAGGGATTTCTTTCCGTTATTGCTTTTATGTTCTAAATTACTTTCCGATTCCTCTTCTTATATTTTGATTACCTCGCATACACCGGGTCATACACCTGCTTTTTTATATAGTTTAGCTACAAGAGCTTTATCTTTAGATAAACAGTATTGGTCTTCTGGAGAGAGTTTTTGTGGTGCTGGATATCAAGCTTTACCTTCTGGAGTGTTTGCTAAATGGAGTTCATAGGGAAAAATAATCCTAAGGTGAAAGAGGCAATAGCATTAAAACAAAATCGCTCTCGTAAGGGTTCTTTGTTTCTTTTGGAAGGATTTCGAGAAATTCAAAAGGCTCTGACCTCGGGATATGAGTGCGAGAGGATTTTCTGTGGAACCAATATTTCAGAAAAAGAGCAGTCCTTTTTAAATCGAATTCAAAAAGCACCTTTGGAAAAGATTTATTGTTTAGAGGAAACTCTTTCAAAACTTTCTTATAAAGAGCATCACGATAATTTTATTGCTGTGATGAGAAAACGTTGGTGGTCTCGAGAAGAGTTTCTAACTCAGAAAAAAAATCCATTACCTTTTTATCTAATCATAGAACAGGTTGAAAAACCTGGGAATGTTGGAGCCCTGCTTAGGATAGCTGATGGAGTAGGTGTTGACGGAGTGATTTTATGTGATCCTATAATTGATCTTTATAACCCTAATGTTATCCGTTCTTCACTAGGAACAGTATTTACTCTTTCTATCTGGTCTGCTACTTTGGATGAGGTGTTACGAACTATTGAAGAGGAAAAATGGCATGTTTTTGTGACCTCTCCTAGGGCAAGTTCAATGTATTTTTGTGAAAATTATAATCAACCGTTAGCTCTAGTTTTTGGTTCAGAAAAAGATGGTCTAACTTCCTCTTGGTTTCAAGGAAATTTCTCGAAAATATCTCTTCCTATGCTTGGACAAGTGGATTCTTTAAATTTGTCTACAGCCGTGTCCGCTGTTGCTTATGAAGTAATTCGACAACGCTGGTTATCCTAGTTTATCGAAAAATTCTCGAAAAACATTTTCTATAAAGATCAAAAAATAATTCGCGTTATTTATCACTGGGAAATGAATTAATTAAAAAATAGATTCTATTAATGGTTATATAGATTTTTTTTAATTTCCTTGTGTAAACTTGATTTTTAATGTTTTTTATGAGATGCTTTACGTTTCCAGGATGCGGCGAAGATTGTGGTTTTAAACAATCGTAATTTTCTGAATGGATTGATCAGTGAGTTATAACGAATTTCGATGAAAACACGCTTTCCTTCGCCCTTTTTTATTTTTTATCGCCGCTTAACCGTAGCAATTAGCTTTGGGAAAATCCTGGGTCGGGGGTGTTTTGGGAAAATCCTATCTTGGATATTTGCCCGCACTGCAAGCTTTCGAGGAAAGCTATTTTGTTCAGCACCCTACCGCGCGTCTTCTACTGTAATCAGTGTGGGAAACATTGTCCTCGGAGGTTCAGGTAAGACGCCCATAGTATTATGGTTGGCTGAAAATCTAAAAGCACGAGGATATTCTTGTGCTGTTCTTTCTCGCGGATATAAAGGAAAGTGTAGTCGTCAGAGAGAGCTTATTATAGTGGATCCTAGGATGCATAATGCTGCTTATGTAGGAGATGAACCCTTCCTGCTGGCGGGTAAACTCCCTGAGGGTTCTGTTTTTGTGCATAAAGATCGGAGAGTTTCGGCTAAAAATGCTGCTAGAAATTTTGATATTTTGATTTTGGACGATGGTTTTCAGAATCACAAACTACACAAGGACGTGGAAATTGTCGTAGTTAACGGTCAAGATCCTTTAGGAGGAGAAAAATTTTTCCCCCAGGGTCGCCTTCGAGATTGTCCTAATAGATTGAAGGAGGCCGATTTTATAATAGTTAATGGTTCTTGTTGTTCAGAGAATCAAAAACTTTTAAACATCTGGTGTGCATCGCCAAAAATTTTTGTAGAACCTCGCATTTCTCAGGTACTTTGGGAACCAAGTGGGGAGAAACTTTCTCTGGACGGTCTTTCTGGACTAGCCGCCGGCGTTTTCTGTGGTCTAGGATTTCCACAGGGATTTCTTGATATGTTGAAACATGCCGGAGTGAAAATATTAGGAACATATTTATTACCTGACCACGCGGGAATAACGAAGAAAGAATTGCACTACTTCAGTTCGAAAATAGCTATGCGTCAAGGGCAGGGGATATTGTGCACAGAAAAGGATAGCGTAAAGCTCGGAAACTTAATTCATGAGCAAGGGATTCTTCCGATTGGTAAGGTGCAAATGCATTTTGATTTTTCAGATCAGGAAGACTCCACAGCTTCCTTATTGGATAGAATAGATCAAATACATAACGGTAAGAGGTAACTAATGAAACTATGGATGAAAATCTTTATAGGATTATTTATCGGGGTTACCCTAGGTTTAATTTTAGAAGACAAGGCAATCTTTTTTAAACCAATAGGAGACATTTTTCTAAATCTATTGAGCATGGTTGTCTACCCTCTCGTATTTTGTTCCATGGTTCTAGGTATTGCTTCTATCAGTGATATGAAGAAATTAGGCCGCATAGGAATAAAAAGTGTCGGCTTATATTTGGGTACTACATGCATAGCTATCGTTATAGGTTTATGTTTTGCCCAATTTTTTAGCCCCGGAAAAGGTTGCGACTTATCGCAAAATGTTATTGAAACAACTATAGTTCCTCCCGAAAAAAATAGTGCCTATTTCTTGTCTTTGATTTCTCAAATTTTTCCTTCAAATCCAGTTCGGTCTTTCGTTGAGGGAAATATTTTACAAATCATAGTCTTCGCTATTTTCTTAGGAATAGCTATGCGTCTTTCTGGAGAACAAGGACGACCTGTTGCGAAGTTTATAGAGGGTTTTTCGGAGATCATGTTGCGCATGATCAATATGATCATGGCTTTTGCACCTTATGGGGTGGGAGCAAGTATGGCGTGGATTTCTGGTAGCCACGGTTTAGTTATTCTCTGGCAATTAGGAAAATTTATCCTTGCTTATTACCTGGCGTGCCTATTTCATGCTGTGATTGTTTTTGGCGGTATTATACGCATGGGCTGTAAGATGTCCTTCTCTAAATTTCTTTCTGCAATGATGGATGCGATATCTTGCGCGATATCCACTTCGAGTAGTTCGGCAACATTACCGGTAACAATGCGTTGCGTATCTAAAAATCTTGGAGTTTCCTCGGAAGTTTCTGGTTTTGTTTTGCCTTTAGGCGCTACTGTCAATATGAACGGTACTGCTATATTTCAAGGTATGGCTGCTGTATTTATTGCTCAGGCTTATAATTGTCCCTTACCTTTCAGTAGTTTGCTATTGATTGTTGTTGCAGCAACCTTCTCTGCTGTAGGTAGTGCAGGTGTTCCTGGAGGGGGCATGATCACTTTAGGGTCAGTATTAGCCTCTGTAGGCTTACCCATTCAAGGAATTGCTGTTTTAGCAGGAATTGATAGATTGCGAGACATTATAGGAACTCCTATGAATATCCTTGGAGATGCTGTAGTAGCTGTTTATGTGGCTTCTGGAGAAGATGAGTTATCAGCACCGATAAAGGACAAGGTAGCTTTAGAAGACGAAAGTAGAGAGACCATATAGGGGAGTTTACGCATGTTTGAATTTCGATTTCCGAAAATAGGAGAGACTGCTTCCGGAGGATTTGTAGTTCGCTGGCTTAAGCAGGTAGGCGAATATATTGCAAAAGATGAGCCTATAATTGAGGTGTCTACAGATAAGATAGCCACTGAATTAGCATCTCCTAAAGCAGGAAAGTTAACTTGTTGTCTTGTAAATGAAGGCGATGAAGTTGCTTCTGGAGAAATTTTAGCTATAATTGATACAGAATTAAGTGTTCAAGAAGAGGTGGTTTTACAAGAGTCCTCTCCTGAGATTTCTTGCTCCCAAGATCCGGGAAATACTGCAGCGTGGTTTTCTCCAGCAGTTCTTAGCTTGGCGCATCGTGAAGGTATCAGCATCCAGCAGCTCCAGCAAATTTCCGGAACAGGAAATGAAGGGCGAGTGACTCGTAAAGATTTAGAGAGCTACATTTCTGAAATGCGCGAGCCTTCGTGTTCAAAAATAGCAAATGCGAATGAAAATCGCATTCCGATGTCCCCATTGCGTAGGGCTATAGCGTCTTCATTATCTAAATCTTCAGATGAGGTGCCTCACGCTTCTCTTATTGTAGATATTGATGTTACAGATTTGATGAATTTAATTTCCGAAGAGAAAGATCGATTCTTTGCAACACACGGTGTAAAGTTAACAATAACAAGTTTCATCATTCAATGTTTAGCAAAAGCTTTAGAGCAGTTCCCGTTATTAAACGGATCTTTAGACGGGGATACAATTATTGTGAAGAAGTCGATAAATGTGGGAGTTGCTGTTAATCTGAATAAAGAGGGCGTTGTCGTTCCGGTTATTCGTAATTGTCAAGACCGCGGTTTAGTAAGTATTGCAAAGACTCTTGCTGATTTATCGACAAGATCTCGCGCTAATAAGCTTGATCCTTCAGAAACTCAAGAGGGTAGTGTCACAGTTACTAATTTTGGTATGACTGGAGCTTTAATCGGCATGCCTATAATTCGTTATCCTGAAGTGGCTATTTTAGGAATAGGGACAATACAAAAACGTGTTGTTGTTCGCGATGACGACTCTTTAGCTATCCGAAGAATGGTATATGTAACCTTAACGTTTGACCATAGGGTGCTTGATGGCATTTATGGTAGTGAATTTTTAACCTCATTGAAAAATCGGTTAGAGTCTGTTACGATGAGCTAACACACTACGATTTTTTCCAAGGACTACAGGGATGGGTTCTCCCACAACATCTATTGATTTATGCCAAGATATTGTCGCTAAGCAAAAGGAATCTTTAGAACGCTTTTTTTCTACTTTCCAATGTCAGGGAACTTGGTTGCTAGCTGAGAAAATACTGAATCATCAAGGTTCTATATTCTTTTCTGGTGTGGGGAAAAGTGGTTGTATTGCAAGGAAGATAGCCGCTACTTTACAGTCTTTCGGAGAACGCGCTCTTTTTCTTTCTTCAGGAGATCTTCTTCATGGGGATCTTGGTATTATTCGCTCTGGAGATATTGTTTGTCTTTTTTCTAAAAGTGGGGAAACTCGAGAGCTTTTAGAATGGATTCCCTATTTAAAGGAACGCGGTGTATTTATTGCGGGTATTACTTCTGCTGCTTATTCCAGTTTAGCAATTCTTTGTGATCACGTGATTATCTTACCTACGATAGAAGAATTGGACCCTTTTAATCTTGTCCCGACAACATCAACAACATGCCAGCTATTATTTGGAGATCTTCTTGCTATTACAGTACTGCGTAGTCGGGGGATATCTCTAGCGGATTATGGGAAGAATCATCCTGGAGGGCAAATTGGTTTGAAGGTTGTTGGGAAAATCCGAGATTATATGTTCCCAAAAACAGAAGTTCCTTTTTGTTCTCCAGAAAATACAATTGCAGATTCTCTAGATATTTTTTCTTCTTATGGTTGTGGCTGTGTTTGCATAGTGAATGAGAAATTCGAAATGCTGGGGATATTCACGGACGGAGATTTACGCAGATCATTATCTCGTCATCGAGGAGATATCTTATCGCAGAAGCTTAAAGATGTCATGACTCCAAATCCTAGAGTGATCAACGAGGATGCCGACGTCCTTCTTGGTTTGCAAATGATGGAAACAGGAAGTCCTGTAACCATCCTACCTGTTGTAGATGGTAAAGATCAACGCTATGTTGTGGGGTTACTTCAGATGCATACTCTGGCAAAAGCAGGACTCATCTAAAGAATTAAAAAATATCGGAAGAGAGAGTAAGCCGGATTCTGTCTACAAGATGGAAAAGACCATCTTGAGGGCAACCATTCATCTAGGGGGTATATTACTATACCCCTCAAGCGATTATGAAAAAGTCTATGAGGAACAAACTTCCTCACTATGCAGAAACAAAAACTTTTTCTCTTGCTTCAGATAGGGTTTGCATGTCTATTAAGTCACCTTAATAGCTCCTACTCTTAAAGTAGGAATTTTCAGCCTGTCTATAAAAAGACCCTTTTATAGCGGAATATTTTCTGTTGCACTTTCCGTAGCCTTGCGGCCCCTGGAGTTTCTCCAGTATCTCTTCTTATGAAGTCCAGACTTTCCTCTTAATATACCTTATTAAAGATATAAAAAGCGGTTGCCTTTCTCTTCCGATGAACTTGTTATACAGCGGCGCGTCTTCGACGACGTTTTGCTGTAGAGCTATCTGCAGCAAGAGTATCTGGCTCTCGCCAATATAAAATTCTAGAACAATGTTCGCAGAAAATCAGTCGATCTTTTTTGCGGACTAAATTCTCATGTTGGGGAGTTAAAACTATGTGACATCCACTACAAACACGATTTTCTATGGGAACAACAACGCGATCTTTTTTATTGTTCAATAAACGTTCGTAAATAAGAAACATTTCAGGATCCGTAGCTTCTTTTAATTCACTACGTTGCTGTAATAAGGCTCTGCCTTCTTGATTAATATTCTTAATGCTTTCACAGATTTCTTTTTCAATAGCGAAGCTGCTATTTTCTGTAGACGTTAGACTTTCTTTTAGGGAAACAATCAGGTCTTCACTTCCTGCTTGCTTATCCATAAGATCACTGAGTTGATGTTCTAGTGCACGACGCTCTTTGTTTGCTGCTGTCATTTCTTGAGTGAGCGCATTAAACTCATCCATCTTCTTCACAGCTGCTTGTTGATTTTCTAATTTGTTAATTTGATCAGAAATCTCTTGAATCCGATTCTCACCTTCTTTAATCTGATTCTTTAAGTTTTCCATCTCCAATTCTTTTTCCTGAACTTTACGACGAATGTCAGATTTAAGAGATTGGACTTTAGCGAGCTCTTTCTGATGCTCTTTCTTGACTCGCATCAAGCGAATCATTTTAATATCGAGCTCTTGAATGGCTAAAATGCTCTGGAGGGCTTCATGCATGAAAACTATTCCTTGCTTGGCTTAGTGGTTCCTAAATACCGATGCGAAATCATGAGATTTAGGAATGAATACATCTGAAGAAGAAAGCAAGTTTACTGCTTTTTTAGCAAGAAGTAAAGAACGTTTTTTTCAATAAAAGAAATTCCTAAGAGACAATGACTTAAGAAAGGCAAAAGTTTAACCGCTCCGACTAGTGTATGAATTAATTTTTACTAGTTTCAACCCAAGAGCGAGTTTAAAAGATAACTTGAACTTGTTCCTTTGCCATATAAGGCAGTCCACTATTTCAAAACGCTCCCAGACTCTCTCTAGTTT contains these protein-coding regions:
- a CDS encoding class I SAM-dependent methyltransferase, coding for MDYKLLDSGDAKKLESFGPITLIRPSCTAIWPKSSPSLWKKAHAEYQRLGEDGQWQCRASVPQEWRIILNTVDCTLKLTPFGHIGMFPEHSSFWPELKQSIEKHSECSVLNLFAYTGSTSIFAAKCGAKVCHVDASKSAVKWAQKNVENNALPEKKIFWVIEDVFSFLQKEIRRGKKYEVILLDPPTYGRGPDGEVFKIDRDFFPLLLLCSKLLSDSSSYILITSHTPGHTPAFLYSLATRALSLDKQYWSSGESFCGAGYQALPSGVFAKWSS
- the lpxK gene encoding tetraacyldisaccharide 4'-kinase; protein product: MKTRFPSPFFIFYRRLTVAISFGKILGRGCFGKILSWIFARTASFRGKLFCSAPYRASSTVISVGNIVLGGSGKTPIVLWLAENLKARGYSCAVLSRGYKGKCSRQRELIIVDPRMHNAAYVGDEPFLLAGKLPEGSVFVHKDRRVSAKNAARNFDILILDDGFQNHKLHKDVEIVVVNGQDPLGGEKFFPQGRLRDCPNRLKEADFIIVNGSCCSENQKLLNIWCASPKIFVEPRISQVLWEPSGEKLSLDGLSGLAAGVFCGLGFPQGFLDMLKHAGVKILGTYLLPDHAGITKKELHYFSSKIAMRQGQGILCTEKDSVKLGNLIHEQGILPIGKVQMHFDFSDQEDSTASLLDRIDQIHNGKR
- a CDS encoding dicarboxylate/amino acid:cation symporter: MKLWMKIFIGLFIGVTLGLILEDKAIFFKPIGDIFLNLLSMVVYPLVFCSMVLGIASISDMKKLGRIGIKSVGLYLGTTCIAIVIGLCFAQFFSPGKGCDLSQNVIETTIVPPEKNSAYFLSLISQIFPSNPVRSFVEGNILQIIVFAIFLGIAMRLSGEQGRPVAKFIEGFSEIMLRMINMIMAFAPYGVGASMAWISGSHGLVILWQLGKFILAYYLACLFHAVIVFGGIIRMGCKMSFSKFLSAMMDAISCAISTSSSSATLPVTMRCVSKNLGVSSEVSGFVLPLGATVNMNGTAIFQGMAAVFIAQAYNCPLPFSSLLLIVVAATFSAVGSAGVPGGGMITLGSVLASVGLPIQGIAVLAGIDRLRDIIGTPMNILGDAVVAVYVASGEDELSAPIKDKVALEDESRETI
- a CDS encoding riboflavin synthase subunit alpha encodes the protein MFSGIVQELGKIFSIQPRDEGLTIGVRGSSTCISELEIGCSVAIDGVCLTVVKLEEEGKMFFDIIPETLVCTTIGERVVGDRVNIERSLKASDEIGGHMVSGHVCGVGEIVCIEKNRYYFRVPSSLSIYLFDKGFISVDGISLTVVTVEEDVFSIGLIPETLSRTTLGYKQVGAKVNIEPDMATKTQVDTLRRLYPAQ
- a CDS encoding KpsF/GutQ family sugar-phosphate isomerase, whose protein sequence is MGSPTTSIDLCQDIVAKQKESLERFFSTFQCQGTWLLAEKILNHQGSIFFSGVGKSGCIARKIAATLQSFGERALFLSSGDLLHGDLGIIRSGDIVCLFSKSGETRELLEWIPYLKERGVFIAGITSAAYSSLAILCDHVIILPTIEELDPFNLVPTTSTTCQLLFGDLLAITVLRSRGISLADYGKNHPGGQIGLKVVGKIRDYMFPKTEVPFCSPENTIADSLDIFSSYGCGCVCIVNEKFEMLGIFTDGDLRRSLSRHRGDILSQKLKDVMTPNPRVINEDADVLLGLQMMETGSPVTILPVVDGKDQRYVVGLLQMHTLAKAGLI
- a CDS encoding RNA methyltransferase; protein product: MEFIGKNNPKVKEAIALKQNRSRKGSLFLLEGFREIQKALTSGYECERIFCGTNISEKEQSFLNRIQKAPLEKIYCLEETLSKLSYKEHHDNFIAVMRKRWWSREEFLTQKKNPLPFYLIIEQVEKPGNVGALLRIADGVGVDGVILCDPIIDLYNPNVIRSSLGTVFTLSIWSATLDEVLRTIEEEKWHVFVTSPRASSMYFCENYNQPLALVFGSEKDGLTSSWFQGNFSKISLPMLGQVDSLNLSTAVSAVAYEVIRQRWLS
- a CDS encoding dihydrolipoamide acetyltransferase family protein — its product is MFEFRFPKIGETASGGFVVRWLKQVGEYIAKDEPIIEVSTDKIATELASPKAGKLTCCLVNEGDEVASGEILAIIDTELSVQEEVVLQESSPEISCSQDPGNTAAWFSPAVLSLAHREGISIQQLQQISGTGNEGRVTRKDLESYISEMREPSCSKIANANENRIPMSPLRRAIASSLSKSSDEVPHASLIVDIDVTDLMNLISEEKDRFFATHGVKLTITSFIIQCLAKALEQFPLLNGSLDGDTIIVKKSINVGVAVNLNKEGVVVPVIRNCQDRGLVSIAKTLADLSTRSRANKLDPSETQEGSVTVTNFGMTGALIGMPIIRYPEVAILGIGTIQKRVVVRDDDSLAIRRMVYVTLTFDHRVLDGIYGSEFLTSLKNRLESVTMS
- the cdsZ gene encoding zinc ribbon domain regulatory protein CdsZ, translated to MHEALQSILAIQELDIKMIRLMRVKKEHQKELAKVQSLKSDIRRKVQEKELEMENLKNQIKEGENRIQEISDQINKLENQQAAVKKMDEFNALTQEMTAANKERRALEHQLSDLMDKQAGSEDLIVSLKESLTSTENSSFAIEKEICESIKNINQEGRALLQQRSELKEATDPEMFLIYERLLNNKKDRVVVPIENRVCSGCHIVLTPQHENLVRKKDRLIFCEHCSRILYWREPDTLAADSSTAKRRRRRAAV